Below is a window of Ctenopharyngodon idella isolate HZGC_01 chromosome 7, HZGC01, whole genome shotgun sequence DNA.
CCACAAcatgttttctttgtaaaaaaaaaatatatatatatatatctggtgtcatttaacttaaaaaaatactacTTCAAAAGTGAGATATTGTTTATATGATACCAATTTAACTTGTCACTAGAACTTCTAAAACTAGAAGTCTAAAACTACAGGTTTGATGCATAATACATACCACAGAATCTTTCATATTTAGATTCCTGGAGGAAATCCCCGCACCCAAAGTCGATCAGCTTGACCTcaagtgtgtctgtgtttattAGCAGGTTCTCCAACTTAATGTCTCGGTGGAAAACTCCACGGGAACAGCACATGTGAGCGGCCATTGTCGCCTGCGTCATTATATACCGTGCTGTGTCCTCATTGAGAGTGCCGCCGTGACTGTTCAAAAAATCACACAGATCTTGGCAGGGTGAGGGACGCTCCAAGATCATGATGTATTGGTCAGGTTGGTCCTGCCAGTCCAGCAGCTCAATGATCTCTGGAACTTTGGGGCCCCTGTTAGCAAGGACCAACAGGCCGACCTCTAATGGAAGGGGTGCGGGATGACCAGGCTAGAAGAAAGAtcatgaagaaagaaagtgctgtctgtgtgtttacacattttcatttgtggaaGAACAGTTTAGCGAGTGTGGCCTACTTACAATGGAAATGTATTTCATGTTCCGTGGCTTTCTGGCGattttcacagccacctgaTCAACCAAAAACAATTGTTACATTTCCAACATATCAAGTGCACTAAAtagtgaaaataataaacactAAAAGGACTTGAAATGGATATAGTGAGACAAAACAATTTGTTAGCTAAATATTGTAAGGAAATGACGATACCTCAAGGTCATCCTCCAATCGTTTCCCTTCATAGACAGATCCAAATCCTCCCTCACCAAGCTTTCTGCCGATTTCATAATGGCTCAGAATGTTGTCTGTTAAAAGATGAATCATTTTAGTTGACATGAAATGTCAAGCATGGACAGCAGTGAGTGAAATGTTTGAGGTTATGGCTGTAAACTCACCCTCAGTTGTCACGTCCACTCTGTTGTGATCTGGTTCTGGACTGACTGGACTGAGGTGGACTGGAGCTGGAGGGGTTTGAACCTGTTGATCTGCAGGAGGAAGGACTTCATGTCCACTGGAAAAAGGTTCCTGAAGACCATGATCCTCTAGAGCACAGGCGCTGTACCGTAGAGAATTCTGATCTAAAGCAGGGAATGTTAAACAGTAAAGTTCCCATTAATGGATACTTAAATATGCCTGAACATTATGTAGACTTTATGATGTACAGAGCTCTagtaaacagaaaacagttacaCATTTTCAAATGGTCATTTGATTTACCCTCAGCACTTCTCTCTCGATCTGAGCTGCCGCTCCAGTCACAGAAATGACGAGACAGCAGCTTCTCAGAACTATCCgtcctcctcctctttctcACTGGCATCTCAGTGTCCTCACCAACACTAACGGGCTGATGGTTTTCAGCCGCATCGGTGCTGGATGTTGTACTCTGATGGGAGTCGTACACCTGAGCGCTGTGAGAACTTCGTTTTCTCTTTTGGCCATTGTTAAAAGATGTCCGCTTGGGTTCATCTGTGTTTAAAGATATATGAAATATCCTGGAATAAACATCTAATCATGGCTTTGATCTACTGTACCTTCAActgattttttataaaatgtgtgatggtgtggatttttaaaatatgtaatgaaTAACACTTCATCCTAAACAACAGAAAAATTCAGCCTAATTTATGAATTTCCATGAATGGACACTCATATCTAGCAGAAAATTATGTAGACTTTATGATGTACAGATTCTCAAATGGTCGCTGGATTTACCCTCAGCGTGTCTCTCACTAACGGCTGCAGTGGTCTGATCCTCCACTTTCTGACCCTGACCTGAACTGCAGCTCCAGTGAAGAGTGAGCAGCTCGCCAAAACTACTCTTCCTCCTCTGGCTCTCCTCACTATCACTTCCCTCACTAACAGGCTGATGATACgcaataaacaaaaacagaaatcagGGTAGGTGCCGACATACATTACACGTAGAAGAGATTTGACCTCAAATTTCTTCCCATATCACAAAGAAcataaaacaaatgcacaaaaggTGTAAAAATCTTCCAAATATCATATGTATTCAGAGTCATTTGTAGCTTATTAGACTCAATACCTCAAACCAATGGTGGACTGGAGCAGGAGGGGTTTGAACCTGCTGATCTGCCAGAGGAAGGACATCAAGTCCACTGGAAAGAGGTTCCTGAAGACCATGATCCTCTAGAGCACAGGCGCTGTACAGTAGAGAAATCTGATCTAAAGCAGGGAATATTGAACAAAAGCATGTTTCaatcaataataattattaaacattgcATACTCATTATGGTGATTcttaagttaaaatgttttattttttaacataatatagcctagttttttttaaacaagccttgtttaaatattattatgattgtGTCTTGGAAAAAAATCTGCTCATTGCCTTTATCAAACTTCAGTTATATTTTGATATAATGTGTTTTGGTGTGGATTTGTAACGACACTTCAACGACATTCTCAAACGGTCATTTGATTTACCATCAGTACTTCTCTCATTCGCAGTGGTATGATCTGAGCTGCCGCTCCAGTCACAGAAATGAAGAGACGGCAGCTTCTCAAAACTATCCGTCCTCCTTCTCTTTCTCACTGGCATCTCATCTTCCTCAACAACACTAACGGGCTGATGGGTTTTAGCCGCATCGGTGCTGAATGAGGATGTGCCGCTGTAAGAGTCGCACACCTGAGCGCAAAAACTACGTTTTCGCTTCAACATTGTCATGATAAGAAATGTTGACTCGGGGAAACTCAATACGAACAGCAGAAGAGACAGCAACGAGAAGACTGAGAAAACTGAGGATGTTTCACAAATCAGCACAGACAGCCTTCTACTTCATTATTACGTGACTGAGGAGTTATCCTGAGTGAAGCTTTCGAACGCGCGTGAGACTGAACTCTCCTCACCGCTGAGAAATggcttgctaaaaaaaaaatgttatttaggTATATTTAGGAAAATATTtctaattaaaacatcttaccCCATGGGTCTCACTTTAATCTTTCActtcataataaaaacaatattttacccAATTTAAATGATTTCCTGTGTCCATTAACACATATAAAAACTtacaaaatacaacataaattcacagaCCACTATTATCCATTGATAAAACTGAGATCATTTAAGCTCAAAATAATGtaggtttaattaaaaaaattcagattATGAAATGACAGGATTAAGAGAATAACCATTTAAAAATGAGTTAAGATGACATATAGTGACATCTCTGGTCAAGtggaaatttaatttaaatcctACACTATGCATGAATACAATAACAGTTGCTTAAAACctacacattttaataaaaa
It encodes the following:
- the LOC127515217 gene encoding serine/threonine-protein kinase pim-2-like isoform X2, translating into MKYISIPGHPAPLPLEVGLLVLANRGPKVPEIIELLDWQDQPDQYIMILERPSPCQDLCDFLNSHGGTLNEDTARYIMTQATMAAHMCCSRGVFHRDIKLENLLINTDTLEVKLIDFGCGDFLQESKYERFCGTDEYCPPEYFTEGKYHGKPATVWSLGVLLFLLVCGRFPKPRDMQLIADDIWSEPGLSNECCQLIQSLLQKNPSWRIDLKKIIFHEWFMVLSLRSATNDFEDIFAFHF
- the LOC127515217 gene encoding serine/threonine-protein kinase pim-2-like isoform X1; translation: MKYISIPGHPAPLPLEVGLLVLANRGPKVPEIIELLDWQDQPDQYIMILERPSPCQDLCDFLNSHGGTLNEDTARYIMTQATMAAHMCCSRGVFHRDIKLENLLINTDTLEVKLIDFGCGDFLQESKYERFCGTDEYCPPEYFTEGKYHGKPATVWSLGVLLFLLVCGRFPKPRDMQLIADDIWSEPGLSNECCQLIQSLLQKNPSWRIDLKKIIFHEWFMASAYHFVA